The Malus domestica chromosome 10, GDT2T_hap1 genome contains a region encoding:
- the LOC103446717 gene encoding protein argonaute 4B-like isoform X2 yields MGFRLVGSFSPPSPLSLSECKESRLCVLNFRSWEMEFLNPEGVELPPPPPPPMIPPHVVMLVAEEKPVELFTNTSTPKLIPMARPANGTKGAKDSDQPFQSGGEQVLWRERIAYCGGDQPFQNASPGRGSEHVGSEGDGTRVEKQFHSKTLKLQISFDSSSLEAVWVLDIILRQNVAKQFFLKSKQEQYGDGEEITCSEYFAVYKNLPVCESADFPCITVAKLKKPAYFPLEDNECDCIRNLQRDGVEPLLINLCPSPADASTTMIVKHGHVLDLLTASQIDWMKVTLASYIYIGLSL; encoded by the exons ATGGGTTTCAGGTTGGTCGGTTCTTTCTCTCCGCCTTCACCTCTCTCCCTATCAGAGTGCAAAGAAAGTCGACTGTGCGTTCTGAATTTTAG GTCTTGGGAAATGGAGTTTTTAAATCCTGAAGGAGTTGAActtcctccacctccacctccacccaTGATTCCTCCTCATGTTGTCATGCTTGTAGCAGAAGAAAAGCCTGTTGAGCTATTTACGAATACatcaactccaaaacttattCCCATGGCAAGGCCTGCCAATGGAACAAAAGGGGCAAAGGATTCTGACCAACCATTTCAAAGTGGCGGTGAACAAGTCCTATGGAGAGAAAGAATTGCTTACTGTGGCGGTGACCAACCATTTCAG AATGCAAGCCCTGGGAGGGGCTCTGAGCATGTTGGGAGTGAGGGAGACGGGACGAGAGTTGAGAAGCAATTTCATTCCAAAACGTTAAAGCTGCAG ATCAGTTTTGATTCCTCTTCATTGGAGGCAGTGTGGGTTCTTGATATCATCCTAAGGCAGAATGTAGCAAAACA GTTCTTTCTGAAATCAAAACAAGAGCAGTATGGTGATGGAGAAGAAATTACATGTTCTGAATACTTTGCCGTTTATAAAAACCTACCGGTGTGTGAATCAGCAGATTTCCCATGCATCACTGTTGCGAAACTAAAGAAGCCAGCTTACTTTCCGCTTGAG GATAATGAGTGTGATTGCATTAGGAATTTGCAGAGGGATGGAGTCGAGCCTCTTCTAA TCAATCTCTGTCCTTCCCCTGCAGATGCATCCACTACAATGATTGTAAAACATGGCCATGTTCTGGACTTGCTCACTGCTTCCCAGATTGATTGGATGAAGGTAACGCTTGCTTCTTACATTTACATTGGTTTGAGCTTATag
- the LOC103446716 gene encoding uncharacterized GPI-anchored protein At1g61900 isoform X1, with protein sequence MASLKLTAHVFILFLSLHVCCCSTIDYPKDPVLSFKQKDSMLPMISPTVTPQPFLPLLAPSPLAPYTNTTVPKLSGLCRLNFSVAESLMTVTSIDCWSVFAPLLANVMCCPQLKATLTILIGQSSKETNVLALNGTTAKHCLSDIEQILVAQGANDSLARLCSVHSSNLTGASCPVIGVNEFEDTVDTSKLLAACEKIDPVKECCAQTCENAILEAATRIASKASDVLSTDGAHDLLPDRSSKVNGCKSIVLRWLARKLSPSRAKEVLRGLSNCKINKACPLVFPDMKHVATGCGNGISNRTACCTAMESYVAHLQKQSLITNLQALDCAASLGMKLRKSNITENVYSLCHISLKDFSLQVGNQVSGCLLPSLPSDATFDSSGVSFLCDLNDNIPAPWPTSQGAASSCSKHVKIPALPAAASAESGLYHDGVMLSLLLASAMVLMTLL encoded by the exons ATGGCGTCTCTGAAGCTCACTGCCCATGTCTTTATCCTGTTCCTGA GTCTCCATGTATGTTGTTGCAGCACCATAGATTATCCTAAAGATCCAGTCTTGTCGTTTAAACAAAAAGATTCTATGTTACCAATGATCTCTCCTACTGTGACTCCTCAaccctttcttccccttcttgcTCCTTCACCATTGGCACCATATACTAATACCACCGTCCCAAAATTATCAG GACTCTGTAGGCTAAACTTCAGTGTTGCTGAGAGTTTGATGACTGTGACCTCAATTGATTGCTGGTCCGTTTTTGCACCATTGCTAGCTAATGTTATGTGTTGTCCACAGTTGAAAGCCACTCTCACAATTCTCATTGGTCAATCCAGTAAAGAGACCAATGTTCTGGCTTTAAATGGGACAACTGCTAAACACTGCCTATCGGATATCGAGCAGATTTTGGTGGCCCAGGGTGCAAATGATAGTCTTGCACGATTATGCTCAGTTCATTCATCAAATCTGACTGGTGCATCTTGCCCAGTCATTGGTGTTAATGAGTTTGAGGATACAGTTGATACTTCCAAGTTGCTTGCTGCTTGTGAGAAGATTGACCCTGTGAAGGAATGCTGTGCTCAAACGTGTGAGAATGCTATATTAGAAGCTGCTACAAGGATTGCATCAAAAGCTTCTGATGTTTTGAGCACAGATGGTGCTCATGATCTCTTACCTGATAGATCAAGTAAAGTCAATGGCTGCAAAAGTATTGTCCTCCGATGGCTGGCAAGGAAACTCAGTCCTTCTCGTGCCAAGGAAGTTCTAAGGGGACTGTCTAATTGCAAGATTAACAAGG CTTGTCCCCTGGTTTTCCCTGACATGAAGCATGTTGCAACGGGTTGTGGGAATGGGATAAGTAACCGGACTGCATGTTGTACTGCCATGGAGAGCTATGTGGCCCACTTGCAAAAGCAGAGTTTAATAACCAACTTGCAAGCTTTGGATTGTGCTGCATCACTGGGAATGAAGTTACGAAAATCAAATATTACCGAAAATGTGTATAGCCTATGTCATATAAGCCTGAAGGATTTCTCGCTTCAAG TTGGAAATCAAG TGTCTGGATGTCTTTTGCCAAGCCTGCCTTCCGATGCCACATTTGACAGTTCAGGTGTCAGCTTCCTTTGTGATCTGAATGATAACATTCCAGCTCCCTGGCCCACCTCTCAAGGGGCAGCTTCATCTTGCAGTAAAC ATGTCAAGATTCCTGCACTTCCTGCAGCAGCATCTGCTGAAAGTG GTCTATACCATGATGGTGTGATGCTTTCTCTACTCCTCGCTTCCGCCATGGTTCTTATGACGCTTCTGTAA
- the LOC108174305 gene encoding uncharacterized protein, with protein sequence MISETQHVLSEREVESYLEEARLHDALSEYSQISVRAEAYVPELKEEGSRIWPIQVLDPWNSASYRGAVATLADKSGSAKLRKEYPKSYDLTRQFVEDRKPHTLNAWQLRETHQHLIPVSVHKDAKCNIPDIGETKYHVSGDKPLGAFVKFIRTYIRDFDAGQPISVSFKNTKPASETLMSKIDAENKDEDGFLHMTYTGEQKEVVGAARSDIIPCRVRRKTTANRLLQGVT encoded by the exons ATGATATCTGAAACGCAACATGTTTTATCTGAGAGAGAAGTTGAGTCATACTTAGAAGAGGCTCGACTCCATGATGCTCTCTCTGAGTACTCACAGATTTCAGTGCGTGCGGAGGCTTATGTGCCAGAGCTCAAGGAGGAGGGC agccGCATATGGCCCATTCAGGTGTTAGACCCTTGGAATAGTGCATCCTACAGAGGGGCGGTG GCTACGCTTGCTGACAAATCTGGGAGTGCCAAACTCCGCAAAGAATATCCTAAATCATACGACTTGACAAG GCAGTTTGTGGAGGACCGCAAACCACATACTTTAAATGCTTGGCAGCTGAGGGAGACGCATCAACACCTCATACCA GTGAGCGTGCATAAGGATGCAAAGTGCAACATTCCTGACATTGGGGAGACAAA ATACCATGTCTCTGGTGATAAGCCTCTCGGAGCATTTGTCAAGTTTATCCGGACCTATATCAGAGACTTTGACGCCGGACAGCCTATTTCTGTCTCATTCAAAAACACTAAACCTGCCTCTG AGACCTTGATGTCTAAAATTGATGCGGAGAATAAGGATGAAGATGGATTTCTTCACATGACCTACACTGGAGAACAGAAAGAAGTGGTCGGTGCTGCAAGGAGTGACATAATTCCTTGCAGGGTCAGGAGGAAGACTACTGCTAATAGACTGCTGCAAGGAGTGACATAG
- the LOC103446717 gene encoding protein argonaute 4B-like isoform X3, whose amino-acid sequence MGFRLVGSFSPPSPLSLSECKESRLCVLNFRSWEMEFLNPEGVELPPPPPPPMIPPHVVMLVAEEKPVELFTNTSTPKLIPMARPANGTKGAKDSDQPFQSGGEQVLWRERIAYCGGDQPFQNASPGRGSEHVGSEGDGTRVEKQFHSKTLKLQVNLETKIPMKAIVISFDSSSLEAVWVLDIILRQNVAKQFFLKSKQEQYGDGEEITCSEYFAVYKNLPVCESADFPCITVAKLKKPAYFPLEDNECDCIRNLQRDGVEPLLINLCPSPADASTTMIVKHGHVLDLLTASQIDWMKVTLASYIYIGLSL is encoded by the exons ATGGGTTTCAGGTTGGTCGGTTCTTTCTCTCCGCCTTCACCTCTCTCCCTATCAGAGTGCAAAGAAAGTCGACTGTGCGTTCTGAATTTTAG GTCTTGGGAAATGGAGTTTTTAAATCCTGAAGGAGTTGAActtcctccacctccacctccacccaTGATTCCTCCTCATGTTGTCATGCTTGTAGCAGAAGAAAAGCCTGTTGAGCTATTTACGAATACatcaactccaaaacttattCCCATGGCAAGGCCTGCCAATGGAACAAAAGGGGCAAAGGATTCTGACCAACCATTTCAAAGTGGCGGTGAACAAGTCCTATGGAGAGAAAGAATTGCTTACTGTGGCGGTGACCAACCATTTCAG AATGCAAGCCCTGGGAGGGGCTCTGAGCATGTTGGGAGTGAGGGAGACGGGACGAGAGTTGAGAAGCAATTTCATTCCAAAACGTTAAAGCTGCAGGTCAACCTTGAGACTAAAATCCCAATGAAAGCAATTGTG ATCAGTTTTGATTCCTCTTCATTGGAGGCAGTGTGGGTTCTTGATATCATCCTAAGGCAGAATGTAGCAAAACA GTTCTTTCTGAAATCAAAACAAGAGCAGTATGGTGATGGAGAAGAAATTACATGTTCTGAATACTTTGCCGTTTATAAAAACCTACCGGTGTGTGAATCAGCAGATTTCCCATGCATCACTGTTGCGAAACTAAAGAAGCCAGCTTACTTTCCGCTTGAG GATAATGAGTGTGATTGCATTAGGAATTTGCAGAGGGATGGAGTCGAGCCTCTTCTAA TCAATCTCTGTCCTTCCCCTGCAGATGCATCCACTACAATGATTGTAAAACATGGCCATGTTCTGGACTTGCTCACTGCTTCCCAGATTGATTGGATGAAGGTAACGCTTGCTTCTTACATTTACATTGGTTTGAGCTTATag
- the LOC103446717 gene encoding protein argonaute 4B-like isoform X1 yields MGFRLVGSFSPPSPLSLSECKESRLCVLNFRSWEMEFLNPEGVELPPPPPPPMIPPHVVMLVAEEKPVELFTNTSTPKLIPMARPANGTKGAKDSDQPFQSGGEQVLWRERIAYCGGDQPFQNASPGRGSEHVGSEGDGTRVEKQFHSKTLKLQVNLETKIPMKAIVISFDSSSLEAVWVLDIILRQNVAKQFFLKSKQEQYGDGEEITCSEYFAVYKNLPVCESADFPCITVAKLKKPAYFPLEDNECDCIRNLQRDGVEPLLINLCPSPADASTTMIVKHGHVLDLLTASQIDWMKS; encoded by the exons ATGGGTTTCAGGTTGGTCGGTTCTTTCTCTCCGCCTTCACCTCTCTCCCTATCAGAGTGCAAAGAAAGTCGACTGTGCGTTCTGAATTTTAG GTCTTGGGAAATGGAGTTTTTAAATCCTGAAGGAGTTGAActtcctccacctccacctccacccaTGATTCCTCCTCATGTTGTCATGCTTGTAGCAGAAGAAAAGCCTGTTGAGCTATTTACGAATACatcaactccaaaacttattCCCATGGCAAGGCCTGCCAATGGAACAAAAGGGGCAAAGGATTCTGACCAACCATTTCAAAGTGGCGGTGAACAAGTCCTATGGAGAGAAAGAATTGCTTACTGTGGCGGTGACCAACCATTTCAG AATGCAAGCCCTGGGAGGGGCTCTGAGCATGTTGGGAGTGAGGGAGACGGGACGAGAGTTGAGAAGCAATTTCATTCCAAAACGTTAAAGCTGCAGGTCAACCTTGAGACTAAAATCCCAATGAAAGCAATTGTG ATCAGTTTTGATTCCTCTTCATTGGAGGCAGTGTGGGTTCTTGATATCATCCTAAGGCAGAATGTAGCAAAACA GTTCTTTCTGAAATCAAAACAAGAGCAGTATGGTGATGGAGAAGAAATTACATGTTCTGAATACTTTGCCGTTTATAAAAACCTACCGGTGTGTGAATCAGCAGATTTCCCATGCATCACTGTTGCGAAACTAAAGAAGCCAGCTTACTTTCCGCTTGAG GATAATGAGTGTGATTGCATTAGGAATTTGCAGAGGGATGGAGTCGAGCCTCTTCTAA TCAATCTCTGTCCTTCCCCTGCAGATGCATCCACTACAATGATTGTAAAACATGGCCATGTTCTGGACTTGCTCACTGCTTCCCAGATTGATTGGATGAAG TCATGA
- the LOC103446716 gene encoding uncharacterized GPI-anchored protein At1g61900 isoform X2, giving the protein MASLKLTAHVFILFLSLHVCCCSTIDYPKDPVLSFKQKDSMLPMISPTVTPQPFLPLLAPSPLAPYTNTTVPKLSGLCRLNFSVAESLMTVTSIDCWSVFAPLLANVMCCPQLKATLTILIGQSSKETNVLALNGTTAKHCLSDIEQILVAQGANDSLARLCSVHSSNLTGASCPVIGVNEFEDTVDTSKLLAACEKIDPVKECCAQTCENAILEAATRIASKASDVLSTDGAHDLLPDRSSKVNGCKSIVLRWLARKLSPSRAKEVLRGLSNCKINKACPLVFPDMKHVATGCGNGISNRTACCTAMESYVAHLQKQSLITNLQALDCAASLGMKLRKSNITENVYSLCHISLKDFSLQVSGCLLPSLPSDATFDSSGVSFLCDLNDNIPAPWPTSQGAASSCSKHVKIPALPAAASAESGLYHDGVMLSLLLASAMVLMTLL; this is encoded by the exons ATGGCGTCTCTGAAGCTCACTGCCCATGTCTTTATCCTGTTCCTGA GTCTCCATGTATGTTGTTGCAGCACCATAGATTATCCTAAAGATCCAGTCTTGTCGTTTAAACAAAAAGATTCTATGTTACCAATGATCTCTCCTACTGTGACTCCTCAaccctttcttccccttcttgcTCCTTCACCATTGGCACCATATACTAATACCACCGTCCCAAAATTATCAG GACTCTGTAGGCTAAACTTCAGTGTTGCTGAGAGTTTGATGACTGTGACCTCAATTGATTGCTGGTCCGTTTTTGCACCATTGCTAGCTAATGTTATGTGTTGTCCACAGTTGAAAGCCACTCTCACAATTCTCATTGGTCAATCCAGTAAAGAGACCAATGTTCTGGCTTTAAATGGGACAACTGCTAAACACTGCCTATCGGATATCGAGCAGATTTTGGTGGCCCAGGGTGCAAATGATAGTCTTGCACGATTATGCTCAGTTCATTCATCAAATCTGACTGGTGCATCTTGCCCAGTCATTGGTGTTAATGAGTTTGAGGATACAGTTGATACTTCCAAGTTGCTTGCTGCTTGTGAGAAGATTGACCCTGTGAAGGAATGCTGTGCTCAAACGTGTGAGAATGCTATATTAGAAGCTGCTACAAGGATTGCATCAAAAGCTTCTGATGTTTTGAGCACAGATGGTGCTCATGATCTCTTACCTGATAGATCAAGTAAAGTCAATGGCTGCAAAAGTATTGTCCTCCGATGGCTGGCAAGGAAACTCAGTCCTTCTCGTGCCAAGGAAGTTCTAAGGGGACTGTCTAATTGCAAGATTAACAAGG CTTGTCCCCTGGTTTTCCCTGACATGAAGCATGTTGCAACGGGTTGTGGGAATGGGATAAGTAACCGGACTGCATGTTGTACTGCCATGGAGAGCTATGTGGCCCACTTGCAAAAGCAGAGTTTAATAACCAACTTGCAAGCTTTGGATTGTGCTGCATCACTGGGAATGAAGTTACGAAAATCAAATATTACCGAAAATGTGTATAGCCTATGTCATATAAGCCTGAAGGATTTCTCGCTTCAAG TGTCTGGATGTCTTTTGCCAAGCCTGCCTTCCGATGCCACATTTGACAGTTCAGGTGTCAGCTTCCTTTGTGATCTGAATGATAACATTCCAGCTCCCTGGCCCACCTCTCAAGGGGCAGCTTCATCTTGCAGTAAAC ATGTCAAGATTCCTGCACTTCCTGCAGCAGCATCTGCTGAAAGTG GTCTATACCATGATGGTGTGATGCTTTCTCTACTCCTCGCTTCCGCCATGGTTCTTATGACGCTTCTGTAA